Proteins encoded in a region of the Anopheles aquasalis chromosome 2, idAnoAquaMG_Q_19, whole genome shotgun sequence genome:
- the LOC126569725 gene encoding PAX-interacting protein 1, with product MNVDPVSVGINLESLQLKEGLFRNVKCYVTGTLDPKINKLLEDGGVSVSKYMDFSTHVVCGLNYDENDITEATELYEIPTVTEAWVVASVRLGRLASTKAYFPLKSGIFCGLRFAATQLDNRDLRKLYATLTFHGGTFSVRLDRTTTHLVCGSPRGAAYTKALSCGTGVNIVTPDWVVDCLTKASLQAVAKYHPRLLLEQLYFKQSAAAATSKASVEKQPLNNILGFDFEEGIAKTEVAVHGTSKKDGTRAKHGADAVGSTKQVTSGAVGQLLSTPPRYVRAQLQQQQQQQSQQSPQMQQQSPRLRGPAPQGVNIQQQTQQQQLQKALQQQQQLQQLQQQQPMSVMNSSNPQQSLQQPQQQTQQNFPQTQGGTIIQQIIQSPLQNNLQPHQQQLGQQGKQNIQVVYKSGANQPLQQQFNTGTVSAGIDGQQQTKQIVRQITINQTSVQPAQQMMQGQLQQQQQPPQQNMQQMQASHQTQQIIQVSQSQPLQQQIIQVQRTVAPNQQQMQLQQQHQQQMQFQQQQQQQQQSQMSSQQGNVTSSSPSTGGQIGMMNSQQVQGQPKFIQQTIIQSMGPNYQTVTKQVVFEQQQQQESAQQQQQQPMQQMQTQQSPMQQQTMKTMGPGQPQVVQRIVQQQVFPGQNIVIVNQANNQQQLISGNGGQPINAQQRIPYMQQQQQQQQQQQQQQQQQQQQQQQQQQQQQQQQQQQQQQQQQQQQQQQQQQQQQQQQQQQQQQQQQQQQQQQQQQQQQQQQQQQQQQQQQQQQQQQQQQQQQQQQQQQQQQQQQQQQQQQQQQQQQQQQQQQQQLQQQQQQQQQKPQLQQQQIIQQRTIVSSQDGTNGQNVMLQQRTQQMQPQQQQQPGSVMQGQQLQQSPQQQQQLLIQGQQQQPMQQQIIQTSANGQQQTIVVQQQPQGPMVQQQIISSAQQQPSQQQQLVINQQQIIQQSVVPNQMQQQPQQHQMLQQTIGTAGPIMQQQQGQMQSNHPLMQQQILGPGPVQQQPQQQPILTSGSTEQMLQAGLGGNEMMLSQQPQQQPQTPTQQTPGTPQPWTPQSPLQQPGTPFPSQQSPQQMQQSPQQMQQSPVHQQQQQPQQQGSMLPSGATIVQQTIVQSPQGLGPGQPGGQPQFIRTTLRPQMQRQLIQLDPQARADLMKLDPAGQQEYIARLQAKQNQMRQQQAAMQVRPGHPGMHPGPRQQIVIRSPMPQGMNHQQQVRWLHHQQQQQQQQQQQQQQQQQQQIQQQRQQQNPSQVVVRPGTPGLSPITQQAIGAGPRTPYPVDPNSSLQQQQQQQRMLQHRLLQMQLQRDQVQKTQHQTAQQQQQQPGVQPGQMISQRTPGAGFQPEVVVGSDGSAMIVQQQTLVPAGSGSGVGGNGGSTVAQSVQDPTGAGATLQSHQQQQMQNKTKTALANMLSSRLGNGGTVTGPGVPAGPSGVTTLVEGGVAPSPEPSAAGTLRMMTAQHNASLQQTIGRSPQDILALQQQQQQQQQQVQQQQVQQQQQQQISQQMIHPQQQQQLQQQIVRRTLGNMGNSGMVQTALGPGGPVAGGPMVNQIIQSSSGAIAIGPGGVGGPVMMQPAAGVAVPMKGGPAQFSPGRGPLHRPQYYGHNPNLKLHPELFLLGCTFHIIEYEETNSAAEIEEWKAIIKKHGGEIESYYGPKVTHVLCRTQRHGVVMQAIRDAKRCITVYWLNDIVVKRQLQPPWQALHLPTPAIFGTQKPATKHNMSITGFEGEERLRIKQMIEESGARMTPYFSKSNTVLICRQIDNQKYKFAKEWNVPAVNTVWLSDILLGNLNAMQQCDAAKYQQFNLSCHFRVDYNLVMHLMTAWKSPINLTQESHERAKRTLSELLPPKSGIKKPRTLPPMEPIPAEIICQRPPAATEDAIPIVLFSQIDNTEGLSRAVITLGGKVANGPTEATHLVMTRVARTVKLILALATVRHLVSSKWLSDSASAGYFLPIDSYQLNVAELNEQFKCDLLKVLESPTRGKLFEGKVFFVTPQVKPACKDVRQMIELGGGTVEKNPRTIKRIREANAEKPGSYVIVSCPEDRIIIQPFIQKGGKHAVCQICTTEYVMQSIMQQRLCIEPHIIKWELGS from the exons atGAATGTGGATCCGGTATCGGTTGGCATCAACTTAGAGAGCCTTCAGCTGAAGGAAGGACTGTTTAGGAACGTCAAGTGCTATGTGACGGGTACGCTAGATCCGAAG ATAAACAAACTCTTAGAGGATGGCGGTGTATCGGTATCGAAATATATGGACTTCAGCACCCACGTAGTGTGCGGGTTGAACTATGACGAGAACGACATTACGGAGGCAACGGAACTGTACGAAATTCCAACCGTAACCGAGGCCTGGGTAGTCGCGTCAGTTCGATTGGGGAGGCTTGCATCGACCAAGGCGTACTTCCCGCTCAAATCGGGCATATTCTGTGGATTACGGTTTGCTGCTACTCAGCTCGATAACCGCGATCTGCGGAAGCTGTATGCTACTCTCACGTTTCACGGTGGAACGTTTAGTGTTCGGCTGGATCGTACCACGACACATTTGGTTTGTGGAAGTCCACGGGGGGCTGCCTATACTAAGGCACTATCTTGTGGTACAGGGGTGAACATAGTGACTCCGGACTGGGTAGTCGATTGCTTGACAAAGGCGAGCCTACAAGCAGTTGCCAAGTACCATCCCCGATTGCTACTTGAGCAGCTTTACTTCAAACAatcggccgctgccgccaccagcaaAGCGTCCGTAGAAAAGCAACCGCTAAACAACATTTTAGGGTTTGATTTCGAAGAAGGTATCGCCAAAACGGAAGTAGCGGTTCACGGTACAAGTAAAAAGGACGGTACCAGAGCAAAGCATGGTGCAGATGCTGTTGGCAGTACGAAACAGGTGACAAGTGGAGCAGTTGGTCAGCTACTATCTACTCCTCCGCGCTATGTGAGAGctcaactgcagcagcagcaacaacaacaatcacagcAATCGCCTCAGATGCAGCAACAATCGCCTAGATTACGTGGACCAGCTCCACAAGGTGTAAACATACAACAACagacccagcagcagcaattacaAAAGGCcttacaacaacagcaacagcttcagcagcttcagcagcagcagcccatgAGCGTCATGAACTCAAGTAATCCGCAGCAATCActgcagcaaccacagcaacagacGCAACAAAATTTTCCGCAAACACAAGGTGGCACAATTATACAGCAAATCATACAATCCCCTCTACAAAACAATCTACaaccgcatcagcagcagctcggtcagCAAGGCAAACAGAACATACAGGTTGTTTACAAAAGTGGTGCTAATCAGCCGCTGCAACAACAATTTAACACTGGCACTGTTTCGGCTGGAATAGATGGACAACAGCAAACTAAGCAGATCGTTCGCCAAATTACCATTAATCAAACTTCAGTGCAGCCGGCTCAGCAAATGATGCAAggccagcttcagcagcagcagcagccgccgcagcaaAATATGCAGCAAATGCAAGCTTCTCATCAGACTCAACAAATCATACAAGTATCTCAATCGCAACCATTACAACAGCAAATTATTCAAGTACAGCGTACTGTTGCCCCTAACCAGCAACAAATGCaattacagcagcaacatcagcaacagatgcagttccagcagcagcagcagcagcagcagcaatcacaaATGTCATCACAGCAAGGAAATGTTACATCCTCTTCGCCGTCGACCGGTGGGCAAATCGGGATGATGAATAGCCAACAGGTTCAAGGACAGCCCAAATTCATACAACAGACGATAATTCAATCAATGGGACCGAATTATCAAACTGTTACCAAACAGGTTGTtttcgaacagcagcaacaacaagaatcggcacagcaacaacagcaacagccaatgCAACAGATGCAAACCCAACAATCTCCTATGCAACAGCAGACAATGAAAACAATGGGTCCTGGGCAACCACAGGTCGTTCAGAGAATCGTGCAGCAACAGGTTTTTCCGGGACAAAACATCGTGATTGTTAATCAAGCGAACAATCAACAACAGCTTATCTCCGGCAACGGTGGTCAGCCAATTAATGCTCAACAACGTATTCCgtacatgcagcagcagcagcagcagcagcagcaacaacagcagcagcaacaacagcagcagcagcaacagcagcagcagcagcagcagcagcagcagcagcagcagcagcagcagcagcaacagcagcagcagcagcagcagcagcagcagcagcaacaacaacagcagcagcaacaacagcagcagcagcaacagcagcagcagcagcagcagcagcagcagcagcagcaacaacaacagcagcagcagcagcagcagcagcagcagcagcagcagcagcaacagcaacagcaacagcaacagcaacagcaacagcaacagcagcagcaacagcagcagcagcagcaacagcagcagcagcaacagcagcagcaacagcagcagcagcagcagcagcagcaacagctacagcagcaacagcagcagcaacaacaaaaaccccagttgcagcagcagcaaataatACAACAGCGTACTATTGTGTCCTCTCAGGATGGTACAAATGGCCAGAATGTCATGTTACAGCAGCGAACGCAACAGatgcaaccgcagcagcagcaacagccaggtTCGGTAATGCAAGGGCAACAACTTCAGCAATCtcctcaacaacagcagcagttgctaATTCAaggtcaacagcaacagcccaTGCAACAACAGATCATTCAAACATCTGCTAACGGGCAGCAACAGACGATtgtcgtgcagcagcagccacagggcccgatggtgcagcagcaaataaTTTCGtccgcacagcagcaaccatctcaacagcagcagttggttataaaccaacaacaaatcaTACAACAATCCGTTGTTCCGAATCagatgcaacagcaaccacagcaacaccaaaTGCTTCAGCAAACGATCGGCACGGCTGGGCCCatcatgcagcaacagcagggacaaatgcaatcaaatcatcccctcatgcagcagcaaatatTGGGGCCAGGCCCTGTTcaacaacagccacaacagcaaccgatACTGACCAGTGGTTCAACGGAACAGATGCTTCAAGCTGGTCttggaggaaatgaaatgatgttgtcacagcagccacaacagcaaccacaaacTCCTACCCAGCAAACTCCAGGTACTCCACAACCATGGACACCGCAAAGCCCTCTCCAACAACCGGGAACACCCTTTCCGTCGCAGCAATCTCCACAGCAGATGCAACAATCGCCACAGCAGATGCAACAATCGccggtgcaccagcagcagcagcagccgcagcagcagggctCGATGCTCCCCTCGGGTGCGACAATCGTGCAGCAAACGATCGTCCAATCCCCACAAGGCCTTGGCCCTGGTCAACCGGGTGGCCAACCGCAATTCATCCGGACGACACTCCGGCCACAAATGCAACGGCAACTGATCCAGCTTGATCCGCAGGCGCGTGCAGACCTAATGAAGCTGGATCCAGCCGGTCAGCAGGAATACATAGCCCGTCTACAGGCTAAGCAAAATCAGATGCGCCAACAGCAGGCAGCCATGCAGGTTCGACCCGGGCACCCTGGCATGCATCCGGGACCACGACAACAGATCGTCATTCGTAGCCCCATGCCTCAGGGTATgaatcatcagcagcaggtccgttggcttcatcatcagcagcagcagcaacagcagcaacagcagcaacagcagcaacagcagcagcagcagatccagcAACAGAGACAACAGCAAAACCCTTCTCAGGTGGTTGTCCGGCCTGGGACTCCGGGATTGAGTCCTATAACGCAACAAGCGATCGGTGCAGGTCCCCGAACCCCGTATCCGGTTGATCCGAATAGTtcactgcaacaacaacagcagcaacaacgtaTGCTACAACACCGTCTGCTCCAGATGCAACTGCAGCGTGATCAGGTTCAGAAAACCCAGCATCAAACcgctcagcaacagcagcagcaacctggAGTGCAGCCAGGACAGATGATTTCACAACGCACCCCGGGCGCTGGTTTTCAGCCGGAGGTGGTTGTTGGATCGGATGGAAGCGCAATGATtgtccagcagcaaacacttGTTCCGGCTGGTTCTGGCTCTGGCGTTGGAGGCAACGGCGGTAGCACAGTGGCACAGTCAGTACAGGATCCCACAGGCGCCGGTGCCACGTTACAgtcgcatcagcagcaacagatgcaaaataaaacaaaaactgccCTGGCCAATATGCTGAGTAGTCGGCTGGGCAATGGTGGAACGGTAACGGGACCGGGTGTTCCGGCCGGTCCGAGTGGTGTTACGACCCTGGTCGAAGGTGGCGTGGCACCCAGTCCTGAACCATCGGCGGCCGGCACATTACGCATGATGACGGCTCAACACAATGCTTCGCTTCAGCAGACAATTGGAAGATCGCCCCAAGATATTCTTgctcttcagcaacagcagcagcagcagcagcagcaagtgcaacagcagcaggtacaacagcaacagcaacaacagattTCACAACAAATGATAcatccgcaacagcagcaacagttgcagcagcaaatcgttCGTCGAACATTGGGCAATATGGGCAACAGTGGAATGGTGCAAACAGCCCTTGGGCCGGGTGGACCCGTTGCCGGTGGTCCCatggtcaatcaaatcatacAATCCTCTTCTGGTGCCATAGCGATCGGCCCAGGAGGAGTGGGTGGTCCGGTGATGATGCAACCGGcggctggtgttgctgtgcCGATGAAAGGAGGGCCAGCACAATTCAGTCCGGGACGTGGCCCGCTCCATCGGCCCCAGTATTATGGTCATAATCCAAATCTAAAGCTACATCCGGAGCTATTCCTGCTTGGCTGCACCTTCCACATCATCGAGTACGAAGAGACGAACAGTGCGGCCGAGATCGAGGAATGGAAAGCGATCATCAAAAAGCACGGCGGTGAGATCGAGTCGTACTATGGGCCAAAGGTGACGCATGTACTCTGTCGTACTCAGCGCCACGGTGTGGTCATGCAGGCGATCCGCGATGCCAAACGCTGCATCACGGTGTACTGGCTGAATGACATCGTGGTGAAGCGACAGCTGCAGCCACCATGGCAGGCACTGCACCTGCCGACACCGGCCATCTTCGGTACGCAGAAGCCTGCCACGAAGCATAACATGTCGATCACCGGGTTCGAGGGCGAGGAGCGACTACGCATCAAGCAGATGATCGAGGAGTCGGGAGCACGAATGACGCCCTACTTCTCCAAGTCCAACACCGTGTTGATCTGCCGACAGATCGACAATCAGAAGTATAAGTTCGCCAAGGAGTGGAACGTGCCAGCGGTGAACACGGTCTGGCTGAGTGACATACTGCTCGGCAATCTGAACGCGATGCAGCAGTGCGACGCGGCAAAGTATCAGCAGTTCAACTTGAGCTGCCACTTCCGTGTCGACTATAACCTAGTGATGCACCTGATGA CTGCCTGGAAGTCTCCGATCAATTTAACTCAGGAATCGCACGAACGTGCGAAACGAACGCTCAGTGAGCTTCTCCCGCCGAAGTCGGGCATTAAAAAACCTCGAACCCTTCCACCGATGGAACCGATTCCTGCTGAAATTATTTGCCAGCGTCCACCGGCGGCAACGGAAGATGCCATACCGATCGTGCTGTTCTCACAGATCGACAATACCGAGGGATTGTCACGTGCTGTCAT AACACTTGGCGGAAAGGTGGCAAATGGGCCAACTGAAGCGACACACCTGGTCATGACGCGCGTGGCACGAACTGTCAAGCTCATCCTAGCGCTGGCGACCGTACGGCATCTGGTGAGCAGTAAGTGGCTATCGGACAGCGCATCTGCCGGTTACTTTCTGCCCATCGACTCCTACCAGCTGAACGTGGCCGAACTGAACGAACAGTTCAAGTGCGATCTGCTGAAGGTGCTGGAGTCACCGACGCGCGGCAAACTGTTCGAAGGTAAGGTGTTCTTTGTGACACCACAGGTGAAACCGGCATGCAAGGACGTCCGGCAGATGATCGAGCTGGGCGGTGGTACGGTGGAGAAGAACCCGCGCACCATCAAGCGGATCCGGGAAGCGAACGCGGAGAAACCGGGCAGTTACGTGATCGTAAGCTGCCCCGAGGATCGCATTATCATACAGCCGTTCATCCAGAAGGGCGGCAAACATGCGGTCTGCCAGATCTGCACCACCGAGTACGTGATGCAGTCGATCATGCAGCAGCGGCTGTGCATCGAACCGCATATCATCAAATGGGAGCTGGGTTCGTAG